In one window of Sus scrofa isolate TJ Tabasco breed Duroc chromosome Y, Sscrofa11.1, whole genome shotgun sequence DNA:
- the LOC110257888 gene encoding heat shock transcription factor, Y-linked-like — translation MAHAPSEIQHVSPKDAPTGSDSSTTSPWCDNSITGDLDLRSQIEEKAFQALSEGSLMKEPCHTLCASEPDGDNDFPPLPFPRKLWEIVESDRFKSIWWDENGTSIVINEERFKKEVLERKAPFRIFETESMKSLVRQLNLYGFTKLRRNFQRPASLANILAEDNEVSAWNKLQFYHNPNFKRGCPHLLVRMKRRVRMKNASPVSASLLQGCSKKRSRTGGDVDNHNSDVAAETRGEDAISTSTNLNVPLIRWPSMSQRISNTTTPTRSGLSSPSSPSARPPGQIAMAQHAIFNQLTTFHMHSQSSYSPASGHIVNFITTTTSISQYHLISNFPSGYFGLRVEPSPLPTRYQNISPTEGPLSNPQPAAHPWFPMPMATDTSAASLSRPNPQSSSISEHHPNYH, via the exons ATGGCACATGCTCCTTCAGAAATTCAACATGTGTCTCCTAAAGATGCACCAACTGGTTCAGATTCCTCCACTACATCTCCATGgtgtgataactcaatcactggggacttggacttgaggtctcagattgaagaaaaagctttccaggcttTGTCTGAGGGCTCCCTGATGAAAGAGCCATGCCACacattgtgtgcctctgaaccagatggagataatgattttcctcctctgccctttcccagaaaactttgggaaattgttgaaagtgatcgatttaagtccatttggtgggatgaaaatggaacctcgatcgtgattaatgaagaacgcttcaagaaagaagttctggagagaaaggctcccttcagaatttttgaaactgagagtatgaaaagcttagttcgacagcttaacctttatggatttactaaattgcgaaggaattttcaaagacctGCCTCACTAGCCAACATTCTGGCAGAAGATAATGAAGTCTCTGCTTGGAACAAG ctgcagttctaccataatccaaattttaaacgaggctgtccccatctgttggtgaggatgaaaagaagagtcaggatgaaaaatgcttctccagtatcGGCTTCTCTACTTCAAGGCTGCAGCAAGAAGCGCTCTAGAACAGGGGGTGATGTGGATAACCATAATTCTGATGTGGCTGCAGAAACTCGTGGAGAAGATGCAATTTCAACCTCTACAAATCTAAATGTGCCTTTAATAAGATGGCCTTCTATgagccagagaatttctaatacaactaccCCAACTAGAAGcggtctttcttctccatcatcaccatcagccaggccaccaggacaaattgccatggctcaacatgctatttttaatcagttgaccacgtttcacatgcactcacaaagcagctactctccagcaagtggccacatcgtgaatttcattacaactaccacttccatttctcagtaccaccttatttctaacttcccaagtggttattttggactgagggtggagccttctccTTTGCCAACCAGATACCAGAATATATCACCAACTGAGGGCCCTCTGTCTAACCCGCAACCAGCAGCCCATCCATGGTTCCCAATGCCAATGGCCACTGACACATCTGCTGCCTCGCTTTCTAGGCCAAACCCTCAGTCCTCTTCCATATCTGAACATCACCCTAATTACCACTGA